Genomic window (Branchiostoma lanceolatum isolate klBraLanc5 chromosome 13, klBraLanc5.hap2, whole genome shotgun sequence):
ACCGCTTTGGGACCGTGGCCCGCGACTCCTGTGAGTGTGACCGCGAGGCGGCCTACTGTTTTCACCTGTACCCGTACCCGGGGAGACAGCCTTGCTGAGTATGGGGGAACTCTGTCTGTGGAGATTGTGCGAGTTAACTCTGTATCACAAGAAGTCACGGATCTCCCATAGCACTTGACAGCTATGCGATATTCATTGATGGGATGATGTTACAATAAAAGTGacagaataaaagaaatgtCTTTTCATCTTTCATTTTGTGTACTCTGCCTTGCGTGGAGAATGATAACGATTTATGTAAGAATGTGGGCGCATATTAACAtagttgtaacgttgggtaacataaattcgcggggtacttaaattcgcgatttttcgaaaacggcgtatttagggatatgtgctacatgcaaaatcagttataacgccagcaatgcaaagcagatagactaacgtattcagaacactggctgaaaagcttcgataaccatgcattagaagttggcgacgtcaaaaactctccgtcccttattgacagagtctgggggcttcgtgggagaatcacccagcacggttgttcgctggtttataagacaaatgtcacatctcctgcctgctaaacacaatcatttataagacaacttattacaatttcttttgctaacctgcaactggattctaagtgtgatcaatcatcaaaactcctctctgttgctacaacctacggcacgtgtattttcccgccgccatattgttaaccagaatcctgttgtcaagcagacgacaaaggtttgtgaggaacacttttttgtctaaatgctgcgtgtgatagtggactgaggaagatattttcctcaaagtttgctcctaacacaacaaggaacacatggacatagtagtattaccattgctacggcatccagctaactttccatgaataatgtaacgttacacgatgcccgatgatgacgatgggccgactttgagtgaagttctaccgactcaacacacgggttgttcccgaactggcctgatgtgtgcggtacggccgttttttcgtgtattttttttacttggacacgtctatatccatagcactctcctcaagccaaggatggaacgaatagctgctgtataaaatgtgattagcggtaagatattcaagacgaatcttctctcccgaattaatgtgcccccctgtccgacagcaccgttattgtgcgtgcggcggacggtagtttcaagttgaaatattatggtgtcagcacgactagagacaaaatctaccatatatatgattagtgcaaagatagtacatgatactgacagaattatagaaaaaaaggatggtttattgttctgctagattgatttcagtcaaccattatcggaaaaatcccgaatttatgttacccaacgttatacaaaattgtgaaaaaattaGGGTTTAGTTTGCATGATTAATCTGAAATGTATGAATCATTTGTGTTAGATTAGGAGAACTTTATTCATGTGACATATGCAAGCCCGAAAGAGAGAAACATCATTGGATGTCATCAGGACATCATGTGCATATTAAATGAGAAAGTACCATCATCTCTAAGTGGAAAATGATggtaatttcatacttgttatTAATCTTGAGAATCAAACTTGTTGCTGCATTTGGAGGATATATTTAGAGAacgaaaaaatatatttcaaagcTTAAGTTACAAATTCACAACCTGTTCCTGGCTGATTGAGAAGGACACAAAATCACTCACTCAGTGAGGTTTTGACATACATCGGACGACTTTATTACTTTATATGGCGTACGTACACGTATATTGTACAGGTGTGGAGTTCAAAACATGCAGGTGATACTCGACTTATCGTGCAGCAAACATATCATTactaaacaaacaacatttcGTTGCCAACTCCTCTTAAAGGTGACACATCGTTTTTTCACCAATCTAGCGCATTTTTCTCAATCctaaatatgtacatatatatttacaCTTGGTATGCTTGCTCCAGTGCCTGGCGATCCGGGATCTTGATCAGAAGGTCGAGAGTCGACGTCTTTTAACACTCTTCTGACTTGCACGTGCGCTACTGGCCAATGCTGCAGTCCTAAGGATGAAACACCAACTTGAACTTCGGTCCACTGTCCATTGTCCTTGAGGAGCGGATCTTGGAGAATTCTGATTGAACCTGTAAATGCTTTATGTAGCATTTATCCTTCCGTCATGACCGGAGGAAGATTTAGCTTCCATGCACGCCATACTATTACTGGatcaaaatgcattttaaaTTTTTCACACACAGCTCGCAGTGGCAACATAAGTGGCCAGTACATGCACTTTGCTAATTTACTAAAAATACATTTCTTCACAACTTATTATATACGCATGTTAACAAATAAATCCGTACCATCAAATAAATCACATGTGCAGTCATGCTTTTCTACATTAATACATTTATCAGATAATCATTATAtacactactactagtacattggAAAGAGATGATAACAGAGTACTTCTTTGGTTGGTATAAACTTTACAATATAGAAGGTGGTGTTTAGTTGATTCACTATGATTACCGCATTTGCATATAGGATGATCAATGCAATGGTATTgaaataggtggtggtttaactgactTAAGTCAGACATACATTTACCTCAAAGCAATGAGAACGGGGCCCTGAGCTATGGACTGTCAACCCAGCAGTGAATCATTCTGTGAGTTTCATCATTCAGAACTGATGTCTTGATAATAGTACAATGAGAAAGACATTTCAGAAGTACATAggaactactactactattacatCTACTACTACATAGCTGTGTTTTATTTATGTTGTAATATGCATCTATAGGTCACACAGACTTATTCTGTTGATTAAAACATGTAATGAGAATAGGCCAGGACCCGAGGTGGTTGTAATTACTTCTTCCTGAAACTCCAGACAATTTCCTGCCTTTTAATTTCTGGCACTTTCGAGATGTTTTATTAATGAACGTCAGTTGTTTTCAAACAGgactgcttttttttttttatatgggCAAATCTTGGAACCTCCAAAAACGCAATACAGCTAGATTTTTGGACCCATCAATTCTTCTCACTTCTGTTCCTACTGAAACAAAGATTATTATTGTCCTTGCTGTGGAAAACCACACGGgaaatctgttttctttttaatgctTGTACAAAACCTGTTTCCCTATTTCATACACTAAAGTACTGtagaaaaaatcattttcctAATGCAtctagacaaaccttccatcgagaaacatatctgttcttttatctcTACTATAACTGACAAGAGAGgagaagttgaatttatcttatgatagttagttttattttgtatctgttaactgtatctgttcaacatgttttgccctgttgtgacctgtacttagcccagtgtggcaaaaatgtgcagcaaaagtcttcattcattcatctattagTAAACAGATTCTAGATCTATATGAATTGATTGCAAAAATACCACTGAACCATTTTGATGTGAAGACAAATTGGGCGGGATTAGTATCAAATCTACCAATGTGCATCAGATGTAGCTCTATTCAATTGATGACTGATGTATTTCAACTGAATGTAGTTCTGTCACAAGCAGTTGCTCAAAAGTAACAAGACGGTGCTCCAAAAAACACATGAGATCTTTATGGATATTACATAATATGGATAACGACAACCTCATCCTTATCATTGAGCTAGTTGGAGTTAAAGGAGGATGGGGAGGGATCGATATCGTGCCTGTCTTGGGGACGATCCTTAGGAATCTCCCATTGCCaataggtgttaggtagtgctGAGAGGGACGTACGcggtggtgtgttacgggttccctcccctgggatctcccatggccagtaggtgttaggtagtgtgagggGAAGGGATGCACGCCGTGCTGtcttacgggttccctcccctgggatctcccatggccagtaggtgttaggtagtgtgatgAGGGGAAGGGAtacacgccgtggtgtgttacgggttccctcccctggtatctcccatggccagtaggtgttaggtagtgtgagggGAAGGGATGCACGCCGTGCTGtcttacgggttccctcccctgggatctcccatggccagtaggtgttaggtagtgtgatgAGGGGAAGGGAtacacgccgtggtgtgttacgggttccctcccctggtatctcccatggccagtaggtgttaggtagtgtgaggggaagggatgcacgccgtggtgtgttacgggttccctcccctggtatctcccatggccagtaggtgttaggtagtgtgatgAGGGGAAGGgatgcacgccgtggtgtgttacgggttccctcccctggtatctcccatggccagtaggtgtttggtaGTGTGAAGAGGGACGCACACCGTGGTGTCTTACGGGTTCCCTCACCTGGGATCcgccatggccagtaggtgtttgggAGTGTGAAGGGGAGGGATGACCAGTAGGGCTCTCGACATTCTGTATTTTCTGTTCCCACCCTTGAAATCTCTTGAGACCAATTGATGTAAGGATGGATAGGCAGGGACTTTCGCCATCTTACACTTCTTGGAGCCCCCTTCCTTGGCTTTGCGATCACAAATGGCCAACAGGGATTACCATATGAAGTAACACAATGATGCCTGGCTTCCCTAGGCGTACTATATGTAGTAAGAGGCCTTCCAAACCAAGTCTGGCGGCGGGACGATACAGCAATACTGCCGCCTTGGTAGGTCCGGTGATTTTGCCTGGTCTTCGTGACTGTTAGGATTGATGGATCGGCAGCAGCCGCGTAGAAGCGAACCGTGTCATCATCAGGACTGTCCGAGTCACAATCGGTGGCTGTGAAAGACTGAAGAAGAGCTGGCAATGACCTACAAGATGCTGCAACTCCCCGACTTTCGTGAAGTGACGTTTTTACAGCAGGGAGCGTGTTGAACTTGTTATAAGCTGCTGATCTGACAGCGGTAGAGATGACATTGTCCCGGGGTTCTGGAAGGGCAGGAAGAGGTCGCTGTGCGAGAGCTATATTATCGGGGATTGTATAGTACGTGGGCGAGGGAGCAGACATGGCCAAATCATCTGAACTGTCAGAATATGTGTTCTGAGTGTACACGAAGTTTGCAGGAAATGTCCCACAGGCGACAAGACCTGGTTGTGTGAAAACAGTTGTATTCTCGGCATGACTGTTTGCCTGTATGTAGTTGTTTTCACGCTTAAGCTGGTATATCTTTACCAGGGTCCCTACAATGGGTACCAATAGCAGAATACCCATCACCGAGGCAACAACAGGGATGGGAAAAGGATCTGCTGCTGATACGCCTCTCACAATCTTGGTCTGCTGAGTGCTGGCCTGAACAGTAGACATCAATGTCGTTGTGCTTTGGTTTATTGGTGGCAAAGACATGTTCTCTTCACTAGTTTGTGCAGGTCTGGTTGAGAAGGTAGACGTCACAATGGTTGCGTCCATGGGACACATTTTGTGTGTCTTTCTCGGCACTGAAGGAACATTGTTGAAGATCAGCGGGAATAGGTTGTATTTTGAGATAAAGATGCAGtttatgttgtttgtgtgtgtagtgTTGGGGACGTCGTCAGGGAAGCCTGTAGCGTtggctgtgtgtgtgcctgGTGTGTTGAAAACCGTCATGGCAACAGTTGTCATAGTTAGATTCCCCTTGCCAAAAGAAACCAGTTGCATTCTTGAGCTCCCTCCCAGGCCTACGGTAATACCCAGACTATGTGTCCACGCTTCCGTGCATACATCGGGGTAGTGAATCATCTGCCTGTCCGGGATGTCGCTGAGGAGAACTACAAAGGGGGTCCGACTCCTGATCTGTTTTTCAGGACTATTCCACGCCGTTAGCACAGAACATGCAGTGATGGGTATGTCGTCTGTTGGCCCAAACGCCCACATGAACGACTTCTCGTTTCTTTCCGGATCATGTATGAGGCAGGAGTAGAAGTTTGGAAACTCGACAGATATGTGCTGAGTGTTGTCATCAGTATTGATGGCTAAGTTCCATTCTATTCTATGTGGCAGTTCGTCACGTACAGTCATCAGCCTGTTCCCACCAACTCTGAATTCTGACAAACCCACCGGCCATGTGTCACCCAAATCCAAACAAGACAGGGAATTTCTGTCAAGGAACAAATTAGTAACCTTGCCGACATCTTTAAGTGTGCATGGTGGAATGTTCTGAATGTCATTGCCCCCCAAATTCAGGTAAGCGAGCATGTTTGGCTTGCTGAACCAGGTAGGGTCTACTTGGTTTAACAAGTTGTTCTCGAGGTTTAGCGATAAAAGATAAGGCATGTGCCTGAAGCACCCTCGGTTGATCTGCGCTATTCTGTTGTTGGATAAGGACAGTATACGGAGCTGCCCTAAACCAATGAACGAGCTTTGGTTTAAATATGTCAACTTGTTGAAATCCAAGCCCAAGGTGCCTAGACGCGCAAATTCGCCGAAGGTATTTTCCTCAACGTCCGTTATTTCATCGTCTATCAGGACCAAGCTTGTCACACCATAACGGCCGAAGGGTGGTAAGTTCTTTGCTGATAGAACACCGAATGAGAAGCCTCTGATTGCGAAAGCCCATCGCATGTGAATCAAGCATACTATACGCTGTGATGTCGAAACTGATGAATTCCTGATACTACGTATACGTTGTTCTTGACCATTGCATAAGACACATGTTGATGATTCTTTCAAAGACGGATGTGGTGCCAACGCCGTGCCATACACACACTTAAACCAGTCAGCGTTCTGACACTCAGGAAAACAGACACTATCTAAGGCCATGTTGGCAGTCAGAAGGGCCAAGCAAAATAGCAAGATGGCGGGGACTCCGTTTCTTACAGCCATTACGTTTCTCCTTCCTCATAAACGTCAGGAAAGTTGTGAAAAAGATTCTGAACAGCTTTGTGCTAACCTGTTACGATTGTCCTGATGTAGGTCCAAACCCTTCGGTCGTTTGTGGTAGAACTAGCCTGTGTGGCACAGATGCAATCTCTCGCTGCCAGGGCCTGATGACATGTAGGCCTCCTACATATTGTAACCGTTAGGTGCCTGGCCAGTGGAAGGGCTGCCGTACAGTCGCTGACTACACTGCGTCACTTGTCATGGAGGCCGAGATGATGATCGTCTCACAGCCCGGCCCCCATGTGTAGAAGAAGTGAGGTTTAGAAAGGCTATGGACAGAGTGCGCCTTTTTTCACTTGCCGAGAGGTTTCAAGACACGTGGCTCGCTCCATCCAATACTGAAGTGTCTATACCGTTCATGTTACATCTtaatacctacatgtatccaACGTGACTGCATTTAGAGATGTCATGTGAATCGACACACATAAAACGTGACATTATTCATGAGAGGATGTGGGCAGGTCCTTTATGCCTATGGCTGCGGAAAATTTAATTTCCTTCCCTTCAGACTAATTTCCAGCTACCGCCTGTCACAAAAGATGAGATAGTTGGAGAGTCTCTTGTGTTTTATTGATGAACAAcagaatgaaggatatccctcaaGCTACTATATTACAACGACCGTTTCAATTTATGCTATtcaagctatgggagagagtgagtgagagtttCAATTTCTTCAACCACCCAAATTCTGATAAATATATGATTTTCCGGTGATATTTGTACTTACACTGGTGATGATGTGTTACACCCTGAGCttgtttaccggttatgcaaaaACAAACAGGATCATGCCAGTGGTGCCAGCATGCACAGAGGCACTAAACACTACCCCCTCTCAAAATCAAAAAAGCAACTTTTCTGCAGCAAAGATGTCACTACAGTAATGACAAGTTCATGTAGTACACTCGTGATTAATCGTGATCAAAACAgatcttttcatttttatttctatATAACGCTTCctttatcaatgttttgttGTCCACTTGATGCATCCAGCTCCCTGTTTGGCGCATGCGTGGGGCAGTCCTCATCAACGTCAgtagtgtgggaggggggcgtgccCATAACCTCCTCGTATGTTGGCGGCGGAGGAATTTCTGTCAACGTGACGTCACTAACATGGATATCAGacgcgctgattggtccagTCTCCTCCAATCCAAGCTCTTCATCCTGAGTCGGTGACGAATGTGGTGCTATGTGCGCGTCCTCGACTACGTCATTGACCCCCTCTCTGATCATACGGGCTTGCCAGCGGACGAGCAGGTAACCCACGACGAACACCAACAGGAGCCCCACGCCGATCGCTGCCTCCAGGATATCTTCAGAAATCGACGATTTTTTAGACCTGTACGCGAATGCTGGAAACAAAATAATGCCAAGTTTTTAGTGATTacagagtttgtttgtttgaacctttgtttattcatgataagctcaaatcggcacgcaggccgcttttcattgaggtcatgagggaaggggTAAGGGTCAGGTataatataacagagatacacagtcatttgagtccttataactctatcaacatatatcattacatatgtTAGCTTgacaatgaatacatgtatctataatgtgacctgtacttaactcAGTGGGAATATATCTACAATAAAGGTATCCATACATTTATCCATCAACAATGGTTAAACTACCCTCCGAGTCTCTACTAATATCTCTATCTCTCACCGGGATCCTTGATGAGGTAGTAGTGTAGGGTAAAGGACCCGCTGACGGCCTGGTTAGCAGTCGGGAGTCTGATGTACACGGTCCCGCCGGTAGCGCCCTTAAACCCCCCGGTACGACCCGAACAGATGATCAGGTTGGCGGTGTGAGAAGTGCACGGTCTAGTGAGGGAGACAGGAAAAGATCGTGTACTATAAAAGGTCATGCAAGATTAAGTAGTGCAAGATTAAGTACAATAAAAGGTCACACAGTGTATGCACCTGAACAAAAACACTCTTCAGATCCCCGCCCCTTAGGCATCACCAAATCATGGAGGCAACAGCAACGTTATGAACGTATAAGACGAACAGTTCTGGTAAAGCTGCTGTCTTTGACCGTCTAACGGTTTTACTGGCCATGCAATACCGATATGAAATAAAGATGTCGCTTGCTTCGGGAcgaaatatcatattcttaaGTTTAGGTATCTGTAAAACAATGATTAACTTAAAACGGGAAAAGGACAAATCTATCTAGTCTAAGACTTAAAAAATGGATTCTACCTGTGTGAACAAATGTAAATCTTGTCGTAACAGAAAAAGTTTCCTGCGATGTCCACTTGGTCGAAGTGTAGAGTGATGTACACATCTTTGCGGTGAGGCACGAGCGCCACCATGCAGTCAGTGATGGAAGTGTACTTAGTCCATCCCAGTTCCCCCGGGCCAGTGATGTTCAGAGATGATCCACAATAGTCGGACATCTCCACTGTTCAAGCGACAAGAAACGAAGCAGAGGTTTACTAGGTTTTTATTACCATGTCATTTCATCCACTCAAGATCAAATTGTAGCATGCAGGCGTTTCGGCTCTCATCGAGTTAAAGTTATCCTTGAGGTACCCAGAATGTGTATTGCACATAATTGATATAAAGTTACTACGTAAATTATAACAGCCATCTCACGTTTTACACGTTGTTACGGTATACTCTAGATGTAGTATAATTTTCAAACGTCAAGTACACCTACCTTTGTTAGCGAGGCTGTCAACATACACGGAGACCAGAAGGAAGAAATACGTCAGTCGCCTGACAGCCATTTCGTCCTGTCGGTCAGCTGTTTATAATTATATCTGTTTCCTTGGTAACAAGAAACTGATGTTGTTCCAGAGCACTCCTCAAtatgttgattttctaaaatAGATATCCTAACCTACTCATGCagcaaggcggtggaaggagagggatatATAtcgatgggctccgccttccaataccgtgtccaAGACACCTGGGATAACAATCCACTACCCCTGCGGCCTCACgaaggctatgagactacctttacctttttactcATGGTCATTACGTACAAGAGGTGATATGCTCGTGAATATAGGTATGGTCTACCATGACACGATGTTACATGGactcctcgcgcggcgcctagAACCGTTCCTTTTCCGTATGCTCATTATTTGTTGGTGCATTTTAATTTGTCACACACAGTCGCGATAAtttgttgaaatatttgtgTACCAGAATTATCAgaattgtgttgaaaattcCATTTTCCCTCAAATTATCGTATAGTGGTACTAGttgccatcaagtactgtaggagcaccctcattagatagctttaaacaacgcttacagttagatgtgcaaagtaATGTGTTACAGGtggttcggcgtaatataaccagctgcctcCGCGTCGCGTgcctttgtctctgatttcttcctttgaaatccgctcaaaaacacaggaaatgccatatcagacggttcaaattttaaaatttcccgggggggtatacccccggacccccctaggaagctcgcgcctgcggcgctcgtctcgcgcctacggcgctcgctggtcccttaaacattaaaaagaacccccccattcaaaatcctggctacgggtaTGTacgaagctggtatgttacgccaaagggcggttatactgactatacaaatacaaataaatgaatacaataaTATAATGTAGTTAACTGTGAAAATACTGGGACAAGACACTTTAAAATACTGTAGTTTAGTTAAACATTCTCTAGAGCAAGTGATAAAGTGAAACCAACATACAAACTTGTACTTTCTTACagaggaaaaaaacaactttattcATTTCCATATAAAGTGTTTACCGAAATAATGCACAGAAGCAACTTACCAACACCAGCCGaacatatatatacactgtGCTTctatgtacaactgttgtgaTATTCCTTTTTTCAATCGGAATATGAAAAAGTTATTGCATTGAACATAGCACGTTTTAATGCTTGAACACACATTAAGTTAAGGTAACAGTTGTTCGAGAAATAGAATGGAAACAGTAGTTCCCTTCATTTTAAGACAGTCCATTGTGAGGACGttccttgaaaaaaaacttttgctaTGTACAGTTCTTTTTGATTAACACTATAACAAACAGAAAGTCAATCGACATCACATGTAAGAAATATAAAGCATTAACACCGGTAACATATAGTTGTAATCAAGTTAAACTCACCTGACTATAACTTGACTATTTAAAGAACGTTCATTGGAAATAATACCAAGTCATAGAGGTACAAAAACTTTTGTTATGTACAGTTCTTGGTAGTTATAATAGCATAACATTCAAGGGATAATCAGACACATGTATAACACATAGAAAGATATAACACGGGTAACATCGAGGTGTGTGTTCAAGCTAAAACGAAGCTTGCTAATATCTGACTATCAAAAAAACGTTCCTTAAAATGATATCATGTTGAAAAGAACAATTTGCAGTGCTACATCGTCGTCGCCTGGTGGCGTAACTACATTATTACCCGCCCATGTGTAGCAAACCTCATCGGTTCTCAATAACTTGAAACATCTATGGGCAATGACAAAATAGATCATTGAATGATGTCCAAGAAAAGAACTTTAGGGCAGTCCGTATCTGCCACATGGTGGCGTAACTACGCGTATACATCAGCCTCCTCCCAGCACTTCTGGTGCTTCATCCATGGCCACCTTACACAACTCATCCACATACCATTTTTGGATGAAATGGAAGCGAGCGTCTTCATCTTTGGCCAATCCCTGCACAACGTTCAAAATCTTCCCCAGGCCCTCCGAACCCTCGCCGGCCATATTTGGCAGTTCGTAGTACGTGGCGTCTGGAACGTTTGCCGCCATGTTCTTGATGACGACATTGTCCAACACGTGCGGCGCCGCTACAGCCAGTTTGGCGCGGAGACCGTCGACGTACGTCAGCAAGTCCGCCGAGGATGACTGCTTCGCTATCAGCTCCCCATACAGGCTGGTGATGGCGGAGATCTGCTCCATGCAGCGTGGATCGATCTCGGCAGGTGGCGCCACTGCCTGTGCATCCGTGGATGTAGCGGACTCATCCTTCTGGGGATCGCTCCGAACTGATGCGAAAGCAGGCTCTCCTGTGATCTGTCCTGATGACGGAGAGACGGTACCATCCCCAGCTTTACGGCCCTTGTGAGAAGCACACGGCTTGTCTGAAATAGATGGACAGGATTTCATCACCGTTACGTATACAGTTTTCTTTTAGTTAGGGCGTGCAATCCGTGCATAAAACACAACCACAGATCAATACAGCAACAAAACCAAAGCCTTCAACTTTACATCTTCAATCATCTAAAACAAAATAAGTTTACAATACACAAGACTTCTCAAATCAGCTTTACACGTGTAGGATCAAACATGTTGATGCTCTTAGAGGAAGTATTTTTTGCGGCTGTAGCTAATTACACTTGAAGTCTTACCTTGTAAACCAACATTTCATCGACCAGTCTAATACTGACTGTAACCCCGGCCCGTTCTCACCTGCGGTTTGTGCCTTATTTGGCTTCCCCTCATCAACAGTCACGGACACCTCTATGAACACCCTGCCCTTCTGCTGCTTGTCGACAGGTGTCACCACGTATCTCCTCTTGACCATCAGGTAGCGGTTGATCTCCAGAGCCTCTTTTACGTTGATGGTGACGGTTCCAACCGTTCGCTCGGTGCATTTCTTTGCCTTCCTCATCTTCAagacaatattttctttgtcgCCATGATCCTTCCATGACTTAAAGTCTGCAGACTCCTCCCATATCAGAGACGCCGCCTTCTTCAGTCCAGTTCTGAATTTGTCCTCACCCAGCCGGATTGTTGTCATGAACTTTCCAGTTCCGAAACATCCCTGGCCAGTTGCTGCGTGAACTGTTACTTTCAACTTCGACCTGTCTTCTCCTGACTTGTCCTTTTTCAGCAACGATAGCGCCGTGAGGACGTAAAATACGCCACTCAGGCATTTGTCACCCACTCGGCTCATTGTGGCTGGAAAATCTACCAATGCGAAGGCTGAGAACTACGAAGACGCTTACGAGCTAGCGTGTTCTCCGTACGAAGTTCGGTGTCGCACTGTTGTTCCGTTGTCAGGGCGCTAGATGGCGTTCTGTGACGTAATAGTGTTCTGGAACACCTTTCGTGACCTTGCCTTAGACATTCGTAGAACAAAGGGGCACCTTTCTACACGGTAGTTTCAATTTTTAGGTTATTAttacatttcatcatcattttgttaCTACGTCATCCCCAACGGATACATGTTTAAACCTATACCTGCTGCCAACCCATAAATGATATAGAATGGGGCGccaacggctacttcagtgtgctaaagagTACACA
Coding sequences:
- the LOC136447573 gene encoding uncharacterized protein, translating into MSRVGDKCLSGVFYVLTALSLLKKDKSGEDRSKLKVTVHAATGQGCFGTGKFMTTIRLGEDKFRTGLKKAASLIWEESADFKSWKDHGDKENIVLKMRKAKKCTERTVGTVTINVKEALEINRYLMVKRRYVVTPVDKQQKGRVFIEVSVTVDEGKPNKAQTADKPCASHKGRKAGDGTVSPSSGQITGEPAFASVRSDPQKDESATSTDAQAVAPPAEIDPRCMEQISAITSLYGELIAKQSSSADLLTYVDGLRAKLAVAAPHVLDNVVIKNMAANVPDATYYELPNMAGEGSEGLGKILNVVQGLAKDEDARFHFIQKWYVDELCKVAMDEAPEVLGGG
- the LOC136447819 gene encoding uncharacterized protein, coding for MAVRRLTYFFLLVSVYVDSLANKVEMSDYCGSSLNITGPGELGWTKYTSITDCMVALVPHRKDVYITLHFDQVDIAGNFFCYDKIYICSHRPCTSHTANLIICSGRTGGFKGATGGTVYIRLPTANQAVSGSFTLHYYLIKDPAFAYRSKKSSISEDILEAAIGVGLLLVFVVGYLLVRWQARMIREGVNDVVEDAHIAPHSSPTQDEELGLEETGPISASDIHVSDVTLTEIPPPPTYEEVMGTPPSHTTDVDEDCPTHAPNRELDASSGQQNIDKGSVI